The Caloenas nicobarica isolate bCalNic1 chromosome 8, bCalNic1.hap1, whole genome shotgun sequence genome contains the following window.
AGTGAGCATGACAGTGTAATGGGGGAAGCGGATATCTCACCACTGCATTGGAGCACAGAACCTGCTTAGGGCAGAGTCGCTATGTTCATGTCGTTAGAAAtatggagaaaaggaaaccaTTTACTGGTTTACTTCCATTCCTGTGAAGTAGATAACTGCTTAGggttgtttctctttctttctggcACCCTAAATAGGTAAACCCTTTGTCATTCCTAAGTCTGGtcaggaaaaatgcagagagacCCCACCTCCTGAAACATCAGTACCCTGCCATGTGGGAGGGAGGTGTGTACAAATCCACTcacatttgggggaaaaagcagcaggtgTTCATGGGTTGCCATGTGCTTTAGCTCTTGTAGAGTTTCTGCATGTCAAGGCTGAGAGTAAGAGTTGTGCTGCTTAATGTCTGTCATTTGGAGTTCGGTTATTTAAACTCTTGGGATAAAAGGAGTGGGAAGCAGCTGCAAATGAAACCAAGCTAGATCCTGGAGTCAAGCCTACTTGGGCCATTTTCCTCATCTTGCAATGTGGCTTAGCAGACAGCTAGTGGTGTTATCTGGCCAGGCCTATTCCGCAATGAACTCATTTAAATAACAGGAGCCGAGAAGCCCGTTTAATGGGACGTCTTCTGGGTGGTAAAAATGAGACGGTGCAGCATGGCTGGCGTGGGACCTGTCGCGATCCTTCGCAGTTTTCTCCAGTCCCTCTGTGCTGTTGCTCTGCTGATAGAAGGCATTGCACAGCTGTTTCCACTTGCTTTATACAAAGTAAAGGGATCATCCTAACCTCATTGGACTTCTTTGCAAAAACACTAGTGTGTTTAAAGAGTCCTTTGTCAAAGCAGAGCACTGGACAAGATCTGTTAGCTGAACCCAGAAAATGCcttcctggcttttttttccactttaacactgttttttttttttaaaaaggtgctttttttgATAAAGAGCTGGGCAGAATTTTTTCTGATGTGAACGAGTGTTGCATCtactaatttatatttttttcactggctGTATTGCTGAAGCCACATAACAAAGTCCTTTAACACCTTAAGGAGGCAGAATTTCAAATCCTAGCTACTGTGGGAATCTTCTAGCACTTCCCCGGTGGAGGGACTGGGACATCTGATGGCCAAGGGACTTGGCTGTAGTAACGCTGTGATGAGCTGTAGCAGAATGAAAGAGCTAGCAGGTTTTCTACAGAGCTTCCACTTTACTGTGGGTGCCCGACGCGAGAAGGAGCAGTTGTTGAGGGGGACCAGAACCAATccattggtttttttttaaaggtggtATTGCTGCCTCTGTATCCAAAAGCAAAGGGTGGCTGACAGCACTGGGCCACCTTGTGCACTTTGCTTCCTTGCCCGGCAGTGGGAATGTTCATCCCCTTGCACAGGGATTCCTTTGCAGCTCCTGCGCCGACAGGAGAGGCTGAATCGCAGTGCTTGGCGCTTTCTCTAGAGTGCAGAAGCAGTTTTGGTGGGGGAGTGATGTCGTTTTTCACATCAGTTTGAGacctatttttaatgttttgtggAAAGTGCTGAAAGTAAAGAGAGATGTCACAGGGGAAGCAAATCTTGACGTAAAGATTTCCAGCCCTTAAATGAACAGTGTATGGGCTGGGACACTGTATAAAGACACTGTCCCACTGCCTTACTGGGCCATTCCCAGTGTACTGGTCGGGCTGGTTATGATGGCTGAAGGGTGAAGCATTTGACCATCAACCCAGGAcattgtgaggaagctggagacAGTGGGGCCTGGGGTGTGAGACAGAAAAGCATGTCTCGGAGGTTACAGGGGGAGAAAGATCACGTAGGCAGGGTCTTTCTAATATGCCCATGAAGACTGTACAGCATTTCTCCCCCTGGGTGTCATAATCCTGAGCAGCGTTGATGTGGCTGGGCTTCTGCTAACCAGGCGTAACTTGGGAGTATCTGTTTGGGTGAGTGTGCCTGTATGTGCTCTGCAGATGAACGATAATCTCGTGGAGAGCTGGAGCGACCTGGATGAGCTGAAAGGAGCGAAGAACTTGGAAACTGTCTATCTGGAGCGAAACCCCTTGCAGAAGGATCCCCAGTACCGGCGCAAAATCATGCTGGCCCTCCCGACTGTCCGGCAGATCGATGCCACGTTTGTTCGATTCTGAATGTCCTGCTGCCCTCTCTTGCCTGCCCTCCTTGGAGAAATCTCCCCGCTGGGTTTTTTATCCACTTACCACTCCCCAGGTCTTCAGTACACTGACACTTGCAGTGCAAATGGTCAATAAAAAGCACTGAATACCAGATCTTGCGTACAATGCACTCATTGTTTTTGAAATgttgctgttattattattattattaaatctTAACACAAGAGACTTCCTTGTGCTTGCATCTGTTATTTATGGGGGAGATTTTGCCAGACAGTGTTTGCAACAGATTGAAGCCACTTGGAGCTGCTTGCTGGCTTTTGTTGGCTGTGACACACCCTCAGGTTAGCAACATCCTTGGAAAAATATCATCTCCAGGTCCAGGCTCGATGGTGGTTtgtgaaaatgtgaaaagaCAAAGACTGTGTTCATGTGCAGAAGAATTTGATAGAGATGCCCACGCAGGCTATAGAGTATGAGTCAGTGCTTGTAAAACCTGGGGGTGAGGGAAGCATTAGCCTTCCTGTagcaatgtttattttttttaaacagctacaAGCTTGTTAGAGGGTTGAGGACAAACAGCTTGAGGTACGAAAGCAGCTTGGGGATGTACGTGCCTGCGTAAGCTACCAGCCTTCACAGAGCCGGTGTTAGTCCTCCCACGTTTAAATAGCGCTGGTGGGAACTGGAAAAGAGCTGAGAGGGAGTGAGATAAGGGGCTGTGGGTTCTTCATTGGTTGTGGCTTCGTTTGCCTCCTGATTTCCCAGGATTTGCCGGAGCGCAGTACGGCAGGTGCCGAGGCGCGTGGCTCGTCCTTCCTGGGCGGCACAGAGGGTGCTGGATGCAGCCTGCGGCTCCTCCGTGGGCATGTCAAACACCCGCGCTGCCCGAAGGGAAGCTGAAAGGCGCTGTGGACGTCctaatttttattgaaaatggGCTGGACCTACTCCAGAGGGAGCCATTAGTTTAGTATGACTTCCAAGATGCCCTTCATCTTACAAATGTTATCGAGTTCCCTTGGTAGAAACTTGTGCTGAAGTCCCTCTGCCTGGAGCGGCAGTTTTGGCGGCGTGAATCTGGAGCGGAACGAGACGCAGCCCTTGGTACGGGGGTCAAGTGGGatttgtgctgctgtgggaaGAGACAGCAAGATTACCAGGGTGTCGTGGAAGCTGCTGCGTGTCGTGCTGCTGTACATCTGCCTGTTGTTACTTATCTGATCTCTGCTGAGTGACGGCTGTCATCTTCCAGCTGCCAGTGCCTGCTGGAGCTGGCTTTGTCTGTGATACGAGTCCCTAAGCACTTTTGTGAATACAGCCTCTTGTAGTATTTAGGAATTAGTCAGGACTGCTGCGGCAAATGTATTCAGCGTTGTCTTAGCATCATCATTTGCTTGTTATTAATCCTAAATTAAAACAACTGGTATTGATATATTAATAGTACTGGTCAGCAGGGTACAGGTTTACAGAATCCCTTTGGTGGCACTTTGTTACAGATGGTGTTTACGCATGGGGAAACAGCGTCGTGCTTCCACTACATACAGCAATGTGGTGTTGCCATCCCTCTGCACCCGTCTTTGATCTGGGCAATTGAACTTGGTACCTCCAGTGACTGGAGAACCTCCCTGGGAGCACTTGCCATCTGCCGCCGTGTTTGCGCGACGGTTGCGTCACCGCTGCGGGGAACAGCTGCTGCCCGGGCCGGCGGGGGTTCGGTGTCAATGGGCAGATTTCTGTGCGTGCCAGCCTTTAGGAGCCTTCTCTTCAGTGAACCTAAGAGTATCTGGGAGATGTTTCCAGTGTGGTACAAAGCAATGAAAcgtgtattttttaaatacgaAAGCTGTTTAAGGGATGTGTTGGTTTGCAAGTTGTCGTGTACGTTTTCAAGTTCTCTGGCAAAAAAGTACAATTTCTGACTGCTTTTTAAGTAAATAGATCCCTTCCTCTGTTAGGGGTTGGATCAGAGACAACAGCGATGGGGTGTGAGCGCGAGCAGGAGATGTGCTGGTCGCTGCACATCGGCCTCAAAGGTTTTGTTGGGCCATTGCCCATCAGGGCTGTGTTCcgtcctgctgccctgccaaaCTATAGAGAGCCACTAGAAGAAATGGCAGGGGTGTTTGAAAACTTGCTCTTGGTGGTACTTTGACTTATTCTGAGCTGACATGGATTTGAGTCTTTGAAAGAGTGGGCTGCATCCTTCTTCAGCAGGAGAACCGGTAGTATTGAGCGGGACAGCGTGGCCCTGTGGAAGCTTTTGGAGGTTCCCTTTGCAGGCTGCATTGCTTTTGCTCATCGGGCACAGCTCTGCCGCTGAGCGCGATGCCacgggagctgctgcaggtggTTGGAGGGATCTGCACCCCGCGGTGCCGCTGAACCGGGCCGATTCACCTCGTCCTGCCCTGGGAGCGGGCGGTTGGTGGGATGAGATGCTTTGTCCCCCCCGCCAGCTCCGTGAGCTTGCCCTGGCGGCTGTAAAAACAGCGTCTCGGCTGCTCAGTGGCCGTCACCACCGCACGTGCACCTTGTCCCCTGGGCTGCTGGCTGGCAGGGTGCCCCTTGGCTGGCAGCGCCTGGGACGCAAACACAGAGCTGGCTTTTTCGTTTTCCCTCCCCAAAGCTGCCAAACCGGGCGGAAACTTTTTTCTTGTGGATGTGAGGTGAGCACACGGTGCTTGAAGTTTCCCTGCTGACCAGAAATCCCTGTGCCTTGGCCGGGCGCCGGACCGTCCCGGGTGCACGGGGGGACCTGCTGCCCCTCTGCATTTCTGTGGCTCGTTGCACACATAGCCCCACTGGGCCATGTTTGTCCAGGGCCGTTCAGGTCCCCACCTCCAGCTCAAACAAAGGCTGGGCCTGCTCCAGGCGGCTCCGAGGAAGGTGGTTGCAAATGAGGAAGGTGCTTGCAAACCcgttctcccctcctcctcttcctcctcctcctcacgcAGAGCTCCATCCCTCTTATGCAGGAGCCTGGTGTTTCCCAAGACGGCAAACAGTCCTCAGCCCTGGGTTTGAGCAACTGGGCAGCGCTTCTCGCTCCATCCCCACCCGAGGAGAAGCAGGCGAAGAGCAGGAGGACTTCTTTGGCCCGGGCTGTGCCAGCGCTCAGCCCTGGCACCGTGGGAGGAACAAGCCGGGCAGGGCCTCTGGCAGCAGGTATGGTAGAAAAGCTGCTGGTTTGGGGTCTCAGTGGGAGCCGCGGGAGCGGGACAGGACGCGGCACCAGCCTGAGCCTTCGCGCAGCATCCCGGCGGGTCCCCGGCCACCCCGCTGCTTCCAGCCGCGCCGTCCCCGCCGGCTCCAGGGCAGGGCGCTGAGCTGCCTGTGCCCTGAGATGTCACAGGGGTCAGCTGAAGGGGTTTTTTAGGGCTACAAGGATGCTGAGGgttctggagcatctttctgatgaggagatactgagagagctggggctgttgagctggagaagaggagctgagagggatctgatcaatgggatcaatatctccgggtgggtgtcagaggatggaccagacactgctcagtggtgcccaacgccagggtgaggggcaacgggcacagactgaaacccAGGAGGCTCCATCGGAAcatggggagaaacttcttggctgggaggtgccagagcctggaccaggctgcccagagcgggtgtggagtctccttctctgagacattcaaacccgcctggaccgacctgtgtgatctgctctggtgaccccgcgtgagcaggggggttgcgCTGGGgggtctccagaggtctcttcaacccaaccagcctggggttCTGTGTTTTATCCTGTCTGCGGGAAGCGATGACCAGACACCGTACCTGAAGGAGCTCCGTGCCCTGTGCTCCAGGGAGGCAGGTCTGGAGCTGCCCATGTGCTCGAGCTGTCAGAAGGATTTCTGGGCGCGATGGAGGCTTTTTATGGGGTAGATCAGCCCAGAGCTTTACAGGACACATGTGTGTTTCCTCAGGGAGATTTTGCACTTGTTGCGCATCAGCCCAGCCCTCCCGATTTGTCTGACCAGGGCATTGGAATGTCACAAGACCCAAACCAAGTGAAATTTGGTGGTGTCTAGCAACTGCTTTCACTTGGTAGGAGTCTCAAAGGGCGTAAACGAAGATAGAATTTGGCCCAAGGTGTGGAAGTTTCAAGGGGCTTGACTGAAGGTGCCCGGGGGGACTGAGATGCTGGAAGGGAATTGGGTGGAGGTTGAAACCTGCACCTCTGCCCAGCTCAGAGTTCTCTGCCCCTCTTCCTGAGCGTGTTCCTGGTTTTCCAGGCCCCCAGCGTGACTGAATTCACATTCACTGTGACCGCAGGCACGTCTTCATCTCGTGCAGGTCGCTCGCTGCTCGCCCTGGCGGGTTGGCGCAGCGTGGTCGCGGTGCCGCCTTCCCAGGAGGGACCTGGGCTTTTCGAGGAGCCTGGCTGGGGACACTTTGGGTGCTGCAACATTTAGCCGCTTGGGCTCTTCGTGGCACCTTTACAACTCTTCACCGTTGGAGCACACTTTATCTCCACACTAACTAGTCCTTACTGTAAGAGTAGGAGGTCCGGTCCCATGACTTCCTTGCTTTGAAGAATTGGTTTCTAATGCTTTTAGGTGAAGTCACCAAATGTCttcttcctgctctgctgaTGCCAGAGTAAACTTTTGTATCAGAAGAGCTCTGCTCGTGCAGGTTGTCAATGGCTTCTGCAAAGGGCTCTTTTGCCCACCTTGCTTTTGGCCAGGCCATGGTGACTTGAGGAACTGAGACCGTCTGGAGTTTCTTCTTTTACACGACCTGTCTTGAAAGTAAAAACGAAGAGCCACATTGCTTTGGAGGAGCGACCTGACGTCATTAGTAATGTCAACTCCATTTCGTTGCTGTTCAGCAACAAGCTCAGAGCCCCAGTGTAaaaggctgtggctgtgggcacATTGTGTGATGTGGTAATGAATCGGGCCAGTCCCCCATAGAGATCTGGAGAGATGGGAATGCGTTTATCCCAGTCTGTTACGGATGGAGCTGGTTCCCCTGGCTGACGTGTTGTCCTCGCTGTTGACGGTGCTGCTGGTGGCTTTTATCCAGCTCTTTGGAATGCAACCACCAAGTCAGCTAAAGCACAAACATCTGACTCAAGGAGGACAAAATTGAACCAGCAGCTCTTGCCCCTGATCAGTAACAGTCTTCATGATAACAAAATGTGTTAATGAAGGACACATGGAGGTTCCTGGGCTCCTTTTTTGGGTAGATGGTGCACTGGAAgggaagaactttttcctttcattgcatGTGCAGTGTCCTCCCGGCCTGGCAGCTCGTGCTGCTGCGACACCCTACTGGTCCCCCCACCTCTACAGAAGTCATCTTCCTGGGTTATTATTCAACTCCTGTGCTTCTGAGCCAGTGTCAGCCGTTGCATGAGGTTCCCGTCTCATACCTCAGCTTCTTGAGGTGTTTCCAGTTCCAAAAAAGAGAGCTGGGGGAGCTCGGCTTGCCACATCTTTTGGATGTGTTGTGCTTGGGCATGGACTGGACCCTTTTTCTGGGGTGGAGTGGGTGTCCCTGGCTTCTCCATCACCAGGTCGTGCGTGCTGGTGGATGTGCCTTTGAGCTGGGTCACTCTGCGGGGAGCGTGGTGGAAAGTCCTTCCCCACAGTGACGGAGCTGACCTGCCCCGTCCCCACCATGTCTTTGGGAGAGGGGCACTTGGAGGGGGTCTAGGTGGTGGTGTGAAGGGGGGACACTGCCCGAGAGCACTCACCACTCGTGTCTCCTTGTTTTCTACCTGGAAGCGTTCCTGACGGCAGGCGGAGTGGGTTCCCAGCTCTCGCCATCCGTGGCCAGGGCAGCCACATCACCGGCGCCGGGGCTCTGGCATGGCCGGGAGAGGTGGGGGCGGGCTGTGGGGTGTCCACAGTTGCTTGGGTTTGCTtctcagcagcaggaggaaggggtGTGAAGGTTTGCCATGCAGCGGAGCCGGACCGCGGCCGATCCCCGCTGCAGCCTGGTGGGACAGGCCGGCACAGCTGCTCGCTACGGCAGCCTGAGCGAGGAGGCCGTTGACATCCCCCAGGTGGGTGGCTGCAGTCTGTCCCCCTCCCAGCCGAGCTGCCTGGGGAATCACTGCTCTCATTACCCCCTATGTCCTGCTTCCAGCCCAGCGACTCAGCCCTGGACCAGAAGAGCACAGCCAACGTCTTCAGTGACGGCTGTACGCAGATAGGTGAGGGAGAAAGGCTGGTCTTCGAGGTCGGCTCCTTTCTAACTTGGCGAGAAGGCTGGGGTTGGATGGGGAAAGCCCCTGGGCtccacagctggagctggtggcagctggTGCCGCTTACTGTAGCTGGTCTGTACAGCACGTCCAGAGGGCATCGGACCTCCTGCAAGCCCTGGCAGCACCGCCCTGCTTGGGTGCTCGAGCCTTTGCCTCCTGCAAGACGGCACTGGTCCTCAACTCACGTTAAAAGGGTCTCCTAGCTTCCTTCCTCCCGCACTAGAAACCCCCAGGTGAGGTGGCTGGCAGCCCCTTCCAGACCAGGCGTGTCCTCCCCTTGACACCTGGTTCTACTCGCAAGAGAACGCCCAGCCCCACGAGACCACCGAGTCCCACAGGAGAGGGACaggcaggctggggacagctctGGGGTCTGCTGCTATTCGTGCCCATGGGGTGGGTACGAGCTCCCTTTCCTCACTGCAGACTTTGTCCTGGTGTGGGAAACTGTTCCTTGGGAGCCgagtgggcagcaggacagccaCGAGAACAGGGGCTTGCAGGAGGGATCTGCCACCATCCACAAGACCTGGCGGAAGAAGTTTCTGGACAATCTTCATGCTGCGGGGATCCACATGGAGAAGGTAGCCAGGGACCTGACCTCAGATTTCTACCTCCCTCTGATAACCAGAGGCGTGCTCCGTGGCCTGGGACGAGGGATGCCGCACTGTGGTTGCCCTTGCATGggaggggagcccaggtctgCGGGCAGCTGAGCTGGAGTGTGGGGTGGGAGATGTTTGTGGGGATGCACacaccagtgtggagtcaccctCCTGCAGGGGACCTGTACCGCTGCCAGCAGCCTCATCTCCACTGGGGTCTCCTCCCAACAGCACACAGCCCGCATGGAGAAGAAGGTGGTGCATTACCTGCTGCTGAGCGCGCCCTGGAGCGTGCTCTGCTACTACGCCGAGGAGCTGCGGCTCCGTGTGCCGCTGCAGGTGAGGAGCGGCGGTGCCTGAGcttgctgggagcaggggaCGGTGCTCCCGGCACTCCCAGTACCCCACTCTGGGTGACAGGCTGGGCAGCTGCTTGCTGTGAGTCTCTGACGGAGTTTGCAGCTTCCTCGCTTTCTGGTGAACCCAGCAGTTCCCAGTCACCAGTCTTGTCCCATGCACAGTTGTGGGATCCCACCTCGTTTCCCTTCTGAACTTCTCCTCCAGTGCCCCATCCCCTCTTTCCCTGGCCCTTGAAGAGCGAGCTCCTGTATTTGGCACAGCCCAGGCACTGTTCTCCCCGGCTTGCTGCCTTCTTGCTCCCGCTCCCTCCCCCTGAGACATTCCCACCATCCATCCAGGCGCTGCCCAGACAGACCTCCAACTGGTCGGCCAgcgtgctgcagcagctgggcatCCCCAACCTGATGGCCCAGGAGGTTCCCAACCTGCCACTGGACTACTACACCTGCCCCTTCAAGGCCAACAAGCTGTGCTGGTGAGCACCCCAGGAGGGACCGTGTTGGGAGGTCATTCGCAGCTGGTGGGCGCCGTGGGGAGGGGATGCTGTCGCCCCTCTGCTGAGCactgggctctgctgagctgctcctctgtgccCTTCCAGGTTCCTGGGGAGCAATCAGCAGGACACCTTCTTCTCCACCACCCAGCGGCACCAAATTGTGAGCACCGAGGCTGCCACGGCCTCTCCTCCCTGGTCACAGCCTGAGGGCGAAGTGCTGTGAGCAGATGTGTTTTCACGGTCTCAGAGGTCCCAGATTGGATTGCTATGTGCTAATAACTCTAGAGGCAATTAAGAGGCTTGAGCAGAAACCCTTCTCCTGCCATTCAGCATCTGGGAGCTGAAAAGCCGCCTGGTGGTGGGGCCCCATCTCCCCATCACAGGGGACACTGCATCCCCCTCACCTCTCCTGGCGTTGCCCCGCAGCTCCACGAGATCCTGGCCACAACACAGTACGGCCACTCCAGGGAGCGGGAGGTGGGGGTGGACCGGCTGCTGAGCGAGAACGTCTTCACCGCTGCCTTCCCGCTGCACGAGGTGAGCCACCCCGCGAGCCACCCCGCACCGGCCCCGCGCcccagccagccctgtgcccaccGCTGCCTCTCCCCGCAGGGCCCCTGCAACCTGCAGCCGGAGCAGCCGGCTGCCGGCAGCCTCAGCCAGCGCCAAGTCCTCTTCCAGTACTGGGCCAGCTGGGGGAAGTGGAGCAAGTACCAGCCACTGCATCACGTCCGCAAGTACTTTGGGGAGAAGGTTGCTTTCTACTTTGCCTGGCTGGGTGagtcctgcctgcagcccttgGCTCACCTGGGGATTGGCTCCCATGACCTTGTGGTGCGGGGTAAGGGGCTGCTGGCTGCACGTGGCAATTGCTGGCTGCCCCGGGATGCAGGTGTAGCTCTGCCCCGGGATGCGCACGCAGCTCTGCCCCGGGATGCACacgcagctctgccctgggctgcaaaTGCAGCTCTGCCCCGGGATGCGCATGCAGCTCTGCCCCGGGATGCAcatgcagctctgccctgggctgcaaatgcagctctgccccaggatgcacatgcagctctgccctgggttGCAAATGCAGCTCTGCCCCGGGATGCACacgcagctctgccctgggttGTAAATGCAGCTCTGCCCCGGGATGCACacgcagctctgccctgggttgcaaatgcagctctgccctgggatgcacacgcagctctgccctgggttgcaaatgcagctctgccctgggatgCACACGCAGCTCTTCCCCGGGATGCACATGCAGCCCTGCCATGGGATGCACATGCAGCTCTTCCCTGGGATGCACATGCAGCCCTGCCATGGGATGCACACGCAGCTCTGCCCCGGGATGCACACGCAGCTCTGCTCCGGGATGCACacgcagctctgccctgggaggCATATGCAGCTCTTCCCCGGGATGCACATGCAGCTCTGCTCCGGGATGCAcgtgcagctctgccctgggctgcaaatgcagctctgccctgggatgcacgtgcagctctgccctgggctgcaaaTGCAGCTCTGCCCCGGCATGCACacgcagctctgccctgggttgcaaatgcagctctgccctgggatgcacacgcagctctgccctgggttGCAAATGCAGCACTGCCCCGGGATGCACacgcagctctgccctgggttgcaaatgcagctctgccctgggatgCACACACAGCTCTTCCTCAGGatgcacacacagctctgccccGGGATGCACACACAGCTCTTCCCTGTGATGCACacgcagctctgccctgggatgcacacacagctctgccccgggttgcacacacagccctgccccgGGATGCACACGCAGCTCTGCCCCGGGATGCACACGCAGCTATTCCCCGGGATGCACACACAGCTCTTCCCTGTGATGCACACGCAGCTCTGCCCCGGGTTGCACACGCAGCTCTGCCCCGGGATGCACACGCAGGTCTTCCAAAGCCTGCGTGGTTTTAGGCTAGTGCTATGCTGGGTTTGGGCAGGTCCTtggtggctggagctgctcttgGCTTGGTGGCCATGGCAGAGGCCTGCAGGACTCATAGTCCCCATCCCGCTGTCTCCAGGCTTCTATACAGGATGGCTCTTGCCCGCCGCAGTGGTGGGGATGGTGGTGTTCATCACAGGCATTTTCCTGATGTTCAATGACGTGCCTTCGTAAGTGCCCTGACCTCCCCCCtcaccccttccccagccctgtgctccCTTCAGTCTCGGGGtggtgggaggggagggggctgcccGCACCCcgatgtgctgctgctgctgctgctgctgctgctgctgctgctgctgctgctgctgctgctgctggggctcgACTGCAGCGCTTGGTGCAAAACCGCCAGCGAAGGGTCCAACAGGGAACAACGGGAAAGGTGGAGCCCTGAcgggctgctggctgctcctcccTTGCCTGTAGGCAGGAGATCTGTGAGAGCGCGGAGCAATACTGGATGTGTCCCCTCTGCAAGAATTGTTCCTACTGGCAGCTCTCCAGAATCTGCGGCACGTTCATGGTGAGGTCCTGGAGATGAGCTCAAGACCAGAGCGAGGTCTCCGTTCCCAACGTCAGCCCATGCCATCCCGGTCTGCCCCCGACCCTCAGCCCCTGCCGCCCCGGTGCTTCCTCGCTCACCCGTCTTCCCCCGTCCCTCCCTGGCCAAGGCTCCCAGGTggccccttcccccttcccgcctgcctgccccacagctTGGGGACACCGAGGACCCAGCGCTGGCCATGgcagctgccctgcctgctctcctgcctgtccctcagtcccactctgcccacaggcagGACGGCTCTTCGACCACGGTGGGACCATcttcttcagcatcttcatgtcCCTGTGGGCAGTGCTGTTCCTGGAGTTCTGGAAGCGGACCAATGCGTCCCTGGCTTACCAATGGGACTGCTCTGAGTTCGAGGATATCGAGGTGAGGTCTGGCCCTCTGCTGTGCCTCCCAAAACCACGCGGACCACAGCCACCAGGCACTCCTGAcacctttctccctctttcccagGAGCGGCCGCGACCCCAGTTCGCAGCCATGGCTCCCATGACAATAATAAACCCAATAACGGGGGCAGAGGAGCCGTATTTCCCCAAGCGCAGCCGCCTCCACCGGATTTTGGCTGGTTCGATGGTCATTATCATGATGGTAGGactgtggggctggagcagcatcTGCCCACTGTCCATCCTGGGGCAGCGGGACATAGTGGGATGGGCTCCATGCGGGGTAAGAGAGCGCAGGTTAAGCTGGGGATGAGCACGGGTCTCCCTGGCCCGTGGTGGAACCTGTGGCTCTCCGCCGGCTCAGCCCACACCCCGCTGCTCATAGCCGACGTGCCCTTTGCAGATTGCCGTGGTGGTGATGTTCCTGGTCTCTGTTATCCTCTACCGGGCAGTGCTCACCATCCTCCTCTCCAGCTCGGGGTACTTCTGGTTTGTGGCTTCGGTAAGAGGTGGCCAGAGCCACTCCCGGACCTGTTTCACTTGCTGGGCTTGCTCGCAACCCCCTGTGCTCTGCGTGTTGCTTTTCCCTGTAGGCATCCCGCATCGCTAGCATCACCGGCTCAGTGGTGAACCTCATCTTCATCC
Protein-coding sequences here:
- the ANO7 gene encoding anoctamin-7, whose product is MQRSRTAADPRCSLVGQAGTAARYGSLSEEAVDIPQPSDSALDQKSTANVFSDGCTQIDFVLVWETVPWEPSGQQDSHENRGLQEGSATIHKTWRKKFLDNLHAAGIHMEKHTARMEKKVVHYLLLSAPWSVLCYYAEELRLRVPLQALPRQTSNWSASVLQQLGIPNLMAQEVPNLPLDYYTCPFKANKLCWFLGSNQQDTFFSTTQRHQILHEILATTQYGHSREREVGVDRLLSENVFTAAFPLHEGPCNLQPEQPAAGSLSQRQVLFQYWASWGKWSKYQPLHHVRKYFGEKVAFYFAWLGFYTGWLLPAAVVGMVVFITGIFLMFNDVPSQEICESAEQYWMCPLCKNCSYWQLSRICGTFMAGRLFDHGGTIFFSIFMSLWAVLFLEFWKRTNASLAYQWDCSEFEDIEERPRPQFAAMAPMTIINPITGAEEPYFPKRSRLHRILAGSMVIIMMIAVVVMFLVSVILYRAVLTILLSSSGYFWFVASASRIASITGSVVNLIFILVLSKIYISLAHFLTKWEMHRTQTKYEDAFTFKVFVFQFVTFYSSPVYVAFFKGKFTGYPGNYVSFLGVQNEECIPGGCFIELAQELLVIMVGKQIINNAQEVAIPKLKCWWHKHKLLSTQKARKEAEQAPWVMDHQLLVFEGLFDEYLEMVLQFGFITIFVAACPLAPLFALLNNWVEIRLDAQKFICDYRRPVAERAQGIGIWFSILEAIAHLAVTSNAFLIAFTSDFLPRMYYEYVHDSSLRGYVNFTLAYAPWDFVLQNNTTCRYRAFRDRDGNLTLTYWQLLAVRLGFIIVFEHVVFFIGRVIAWLVPDIPESIEVKVKRERYLAKEALAENKVLLERQETRSKASVMDQAAGRDWETEQLASS